In the Arenicella chitinivorans genome, TCTTGGTCCGGGTCGTATTCACCATTGTATGCGCACCATTGGTCTGGCCGAAAAAGCACTTGAGTTGGCGATTGAGCGCGGGTTGAGTCGCGAAGCGTTTGGCAAACCCATTCTGCAATTAGGCGGCAATGGCGAGCGTATTGCGCAGGCACGCATTGCCATTGATCAAGCGCGCTTGTTGACCTTAAATGCCGCATGGAAAATTGACACGGTTGGTGTGAAACAGGCAATGACCGAGATCTCGGCGATCAAAGTCGCGGTACCGCGGATGGCTGAAGAGGTCGTTAACATGGCGGTACAATTACACGGTGGCGCTGGTATGAGCGGCGATTTTCCACTCGCGCATTTTGCCGCTGGTGTGCGTGCACTGCGCCTTGCCGATGGGCCGGATGAGGTTCACATGGGCATGGTCACGCGTCTTGAGCTTAAAAAACATATGAATCGAACATGAAAAAAGTAGTAATAACCGGTGCGGGTTCAGGTCTCGGCCGTGCACTCGCTCTGCGCTACAGTGCGGAAGGTGCACAAATCTGCGTCGCAGATGTTAATGAGCAAGGCGGGAATGAAACCGTCGAAACAATCACGCAGTCAGGTGGCAGTGCTTTTTATCAGGCCTGTGACATCACTAAGCAATGGGATGTCGATAAGCTGGCGGCAGCGCTATCTGAGCGTTGGCAATCGGTGGACATGCTCGTAAACAATGCGGGCGTGGCAACTGCCGGGTCGATTGAGTCGGAGAGCTTGTCGCAATGGCAATGGGTTTTGGACATCAACCTGCTGGGCCAGGTGCGTGTCACTAAAGCCATGTTGCCGTTGCTGCGTAATAGTCGTGCTGCGGAACGCGACATTATCAATATTGCTTCACAAGCGGGTATTACGCCCGCACCGGGTATGGGCAGCTATTCGGTGACCAAGGCCGCGATGGTCAGTTTTGCTGAGACCGCCCATCTTGAGTTGGCGGATGAGGGGATTCATGTGAGCG is a window encoding:
- a CDS encoding SDR family oxidoreductase, which encodes MKKVVITGAGSGLGRALALRYSAEGAQICVADVNEQGGNETVETITQSGGSAFYQACDITKQWDVDKLAAALSERWQSVDMLVNNAGVATAGSIESESLSQWQWVLDINLLGQVRVTKAMLPLLRNSRAAERDIINIASQAGITPAPGMGSYSVTKAAMVSFAETAHLELADEGIHVSVVCPSFFDTNLNESLRSDDPGAQATVNKMIKRSGVSADRIANEIYRQVSARKFMVITHKAGRSAYRFKRFLPIERYLAMVKKRTKHFIKKS